In a single window of the Bactrocera dorsalis isolate Fly_Bdor chromosome 2, ASM2337382v1, whole genome shotgun sequence genome:
- the LOC105226589 gene encoding uncharacterized protein LOC105226589 isoform X1, producing the protein MANVFRKVEPSQKKFQSTDGRKSTKSCEKQIFIDRRIWTKAETRAFLNAYISRKDEFRNVRQNKFAMQNVLSDLESQGVFYQTTTVDMLSTKFRNLVKAYRQSIGKRKFAVPCIAPFMDLMDEIFSNNARVSKTRSIMSGQPPNNTIFLNEMHQTNFHLGAESEEAHSREKQIFSNRRIWTSEEIEAFLNAYISRKEEFRNKRKKKFAMQNVLHELESQGALSQPTTVKTLSTKLKNLIRAYKYGIDNNSPTNSLCKSPYEAWMKEIFADNPNISINIPSNSYEQSLSNTPTLTEDQLLSNWGTNVETDYQDFSRQSALCNRDEYGSGQENITSPKQLGKCFTPLPQQNRPAMKSIDKLPEKTQSFNDKRIWTKRETRAFLKTYISRKREFSKVRKKKFAMQNVLQDLQRKGVLSQHTTVDMLSTKLKNLGRAYKQAIENSRRTKTPVIAPFGSLMEEIYKDDSINCNNHTISKKQQNSVKKSQTAENIKDKPLYEKEIFSDKRIWTNEETEAFLHVYISRKEEFRNVRRKKFAMQNVLSDLESQGVLSQTTTVDMLSTKFRNLVKAYRISIGNTKRKAAVRCIAPFTDLMDEIFSNNARISKSPNNRTSLNKIRQNGSEERHSQDKQIFSDKRFWTIGETEAFLCAYISRKDEFLHVHKKKFAMQNVLLDLESQGVLRQPTTVHMLKTKLKNLARTYKQSVDNKVRDSDSGSGPCADLMEEVFGGNPIASNEHIIYLCGQPLSNTSIVSEEES; encoded by the exons ATGGCGAACGTATTTAGAAAGGTAGAACCTAGCCAAAAGAAATTTCAGTCGACGGATGGACGAAAAAGTACAAAATcttgtgaaaaacaaatttttattgacaGAAGAATTTGGACTAAGGCGGAGACCAGAGCATTTTTGAATGCGTATATTTCTAGAAAGGATGAATTTCGGAATGTACGGCAAAACAAATTTGCAATGCAGAATGTTTTGTCTGATTTAGAAAGTCAAGGTGTTTTT TACCAGACTACTACGGTGGACATGCTCTCAACAAAATTTAGAAACTTGGTTAAAGCATACAGACAAAGTATCGGGAAACGAAAGTTTGCTGTTCCCTGTATAGCTCCGTTTATGGATTTGATggatgaaatattttcaaataatgcaCGTGTATCCAAAACCCGTTCCATTATGTCTGGGCAACCGCCGAACAATACCATctttttaaatgaaatgcaTCAAACAAATTTCCATCTGGGAGCAGAATCGGAAGAGGCCCATTCCCGAGAAAAGCAAATTTTTAGTAACAGGAGAATATGGACCAGCGAAGAGATCGAAGCATTTTTAAATGCCTATATTTCCAGGAAGGAGGAATTTCGAAATAAACGTAAAAAGAAGTTTGCAATGCAGAATGTGCTACATGAATTGGAAAGTCAAGGTGCTTTG AGCCAGCCTACAACGGTAAAAACACTCTcaacgaaattgaaaaatttgatcAGAGCATACAAGTATGGTATCGACAATAACAGTCCGACAAATTCTTTGTGTAAATCTCCGTACGAAGCTTGGATGAAGGAAATTTTTGCAGATAATCCAAATATCTCTATAAACATCCCCTCCAATTCGTATGAGCAATCATTAAGCAATACACCCACATTAACCGAGGACCAGTTATTATCCAACTGGGGTACAAATGTAGAAACAGACTATCAAGATTTCTCGCGACAGTCCGCTCTGTGCAATCGGGATGAATACGGAAGCGGACAGGAAAATATAACTTCTCCAAAACAATTGGGCAAATGTTTTACACCATTACCACAACAAAATCGGCCAGCGATGAAGTCAATAGATAAACTACCCGAAAAAACGCAAAGTTTTAATGACAAGAGAATTTGGACTAAGAGGGAGACCAGAGCATTTTTGAAGACATATATTTCGAGAAAGAGAGAATTCAGTAAAGTCCGGAAAAAGAAGTTCGCTATGCAGAATGTACTACAGGATTTGCAAAGAAAAGGCGTTTTg AGTCAGCATACAACGGTAGATATGCTctcaacaaaattgaaaaacttgGGGAGAGCATACAAGCAAGCTATCGAAAATAGTAGACGAACGAAAACTCCCGTGATAGCTCCGTTTGGGAGTTTAATGgaagaaatttataaagatGACTCAATCAATTGCAATAATCACACAATATCCAAGAAACAGCAAAATAGTgtaaaaaaatcacaaacagctgaaaatataaaagataaaCCATTAtacgaaaaagaaatttttagcGACAAGAGAATATGGACTAACGAAGAGACCGAGGCATTTTTACATGTCTACATTTCTAGAAAGGAGGAATTTCGGAATGTGCGTAGAAAGAAATTTGCTATGCAGAATGTTTTGTCCGATTTGGAGAGTCAAGGTGTTTTG AGCCAGACCACAACAGTGGATATGCTCTCAACAAAATTTAGAAACTTGGTTAAAGCATACAGGATAAGTATCGGTAATACCAAACGAAAGGCTGCCGTTCGCTGTATAGCTCCGTTTACGGATTTGATggatgaaatattttcgaataatgCTCGTATATCCAAATCGCCGAACAATAGGacttcattaaataaaattcgCCAAAACGGATCAGAAGAGAGACATTCCCAAGATAAGCAAATATTTAGTGACAAGCGATTTTGGACTATTGGTGAGACCGAGGCATTCTTATGTGCGTATATTTCTAGAAAGGATGAGTTTCTGCATGTGCATAAAAAGAAGTTTGCAATGCAGAATGTGTTACTTGACTTGGAGAGCCAAGGAGTTttg AGACAACCTACAACTGTACATATGctcaaaacaaaattgaaaaatttagccAGAACTTACAAACAAAGCGTCGACAATAAAGTGCGTGACAGTGATAGTGGTAGTGGACCATGTGCTGATTTGATGGAGGAAGTATTTGGAGGGAATCCAATTGCTTCCAATGAAcacattatttatttgtgtggTCAACCATTGAGCAATACATCCATAGTATCTGAGGAGGAGTCATAG
- the LOC105226589 gene encoding uncharacterized protein LOC105226589 isoform X2, whose protein sequence is MANVFRKVEPSQKKFQSTDGRKSTKSCEKQIFIDRRIWTKAETRAFLNAYISRKDEFRNVRQNKFAMQNVLSDLESQGVFTTTVDMLSTKFRNLVKAYRQSIGKRKFAVPCIAPFMDLMDEIFSNNARVSKTRSIMSGQPPNNTIFLNEMHQTNFHLGAESEEAHSREKQIFSNRRIWTSEEIEAFLNAYISRKEEFRNKRKKKFAMQNVLHELESQGALSQPTTVKTLSTKLKNLIRAYKYGIDNNSPTNSLCKSPYEAWMKEIFADNPNISINIPSNSYEQSLSNTPTLTEDQLLSNWGTNVETDYQDFSRQSALCNRDEYGSGQENITSPKQLGKCFTPLPQQNRPAMKSIDKLPEKTQSFNDKRIWTKRETRAFLKTYISRKREFSKVRKKKFAMQNVLQDLQRKGVLSQHTTVDMLSTKLKNLGRAYKQAIENSRRTKTPVIAPFGSLMEEIYKDDSINCNNHTISKKQQNSVKKSQTAENIKDKPLYEKEIFSDKRIWTNEETEAFLHVYISRKEEFRNVRRKKFAMQNVLSDLESQGVLSQTTTVDMLSTKFRNLVKAYRISIGNTKRKAAVRCIAPFTDLMDEIFSNNARISKSPNNRTSLNKIRQNGSEERHSQDKQIFSDKRFWTIGETEAFLCAYISRKDEFLHVHKKKFAMQNVLLDLESQGVLRQPTTVHMLKTKLKNLARTYKQSVDNKVRDSDSGSGPCADLMEEVFGGNPIASNEHIIYLCGQPLSNTSIVSEEES, encoded by the exons ATGGCGAACGTATTTAGAAAGGTAGAACCTAGCCAAAAGAAATTTCAGTCGACGGATGGACGAAAAAGTACAAAATcttgtgaaaaacaaatttttattgacaGAAGAATTTGGACTAAGGCGGAGACCAGAGCATTTTTGAATGCGTATATTTCTAGAAAGGATGAATTTCGGAATGTACGGCAAAACAAATTTGCAATGCAGAATGTTTTGTCTGATTTAGAAAGTCAAGGTGTTTTT ACTACTACGGTGGACATGCTCTCAACAAAATTTAGAAACTTGGTTAAAGCATACAGACAAAGTATCGGGAAACGAAAGTTTGCTGTTCCCTGTATAGCTCCGTTTATGGATTTGATggatgaaatattttcaaataatgcaCGTGTATCCAAAACCCGTTCCATTATGTCTGGGCAACCGCCGAACAATACCATctttttaaatgaaatgcaTCAAACAAATTTCCATCTGGGAGCAGAATCGGAAGAGGCCCATTCCCGAGAAAAGCAAATTTTTAGTAACAGGAGAATATGGACCAGCGAAGAGATCGAAGCATTTTTAAATGCCTATATTTCCAGGAAGGAGGAATTTCGAAATAAACGTAAAAAGAAGTTTGCAATGCAGAATGTGCTACATGAATTGGAAAGTCAAGGTGCTTTG AGCCAGCCTACAACGGTAAAAACACTCTcaacgaaattgaaaaatttgatcAGAGCATACAAGTATGGTATCGACAATAACAGTCCGACAAATTCTTTGTGTAAATCTCCGTACGAAGCTTGGATGAAGGAAATTTTTGCAGATAATCCAAATATCTCTATAAACATCCCCTCCAATTCGTATGAGCAATCATTAAGCAATACACCCACATTAACCGAGGACCAGTTATTATCCAACTGGGGTACAAATGTAGAAACAGACTATCAAGATTTCTCGCGACAGTCCGCTCTGTGCAATCGGGATGAATACGGAAGCGGACAGGAAAATATAACTTCTCCAAAACAATTGGGCAAATGTTTTACACCATTACCACAACAAAATCGGCCAGCGATGAAGTCAATAGATAAACTACCCGAAAAAACGCAAAGTTTTAATGACAAGAGAATTTGGACTAAGAGGGAGACCAGAGCATTTTTGAAGACATATATTTCGAGAAAGAGAGAATTCAGTAAAGTCCGGAAAAAGAAGTTCGCTATGCAGAATGTACTACAGGATTTGCAAAGAAAAGGCGTTTTg AGTCAGCATACAACGGTAGATATGCTctcaacaaaattgaaaaacttgGGGAGAGCATACAAGCAAGCTATCGAAAATAGTAGACGAACGAAAACTCCCGTGATAGCTCCGTTTGGGAGTTTAATGgaagaaatttataaagatGACTCAATCAATTGCAATAATCACACAATATCCAAGAAACAGCAAAATAGTgtaaaaaaatcacaaacagctgaaaatataaaagataaaCCATTAtacgaaaaagaaatttttagcGACAAGAGAATATGGACTAACGAAGAGACCGAGGCATTTTTACATGTCTACATTTCTAGAAAGGAGGAATTTCGGAATGTGCGTAGAAAGAAATTTGCTATGCAGAATGTTTTGTCCGATTTGGAGAGTCAAGGTGTTTTG AGCCAGACCACAACAGTGGATATGCTCTCAACAAAATTTAGAAACTTGGTTAAAGCATACAGGATAAGTATCGGTAATACCAAACGAAAGGCTGCCGTTCGCTGTATAGCTCCGTTTACGGATTTGATggatgaaatattttcgaataatgCTCGTATATCCAAATCGCCGAACAATAGGacttcattaaataaaattcgCCAAAACGGATCAGAAGAGAGACATTCCCAAGATAAGCAAATATTTAGTGACAAGCGATTTTGGACTATTGGTGAGACCGAGGCATTCTTATGTGCGTATATTTCTAGAAAGGATGAGTTTCTGCATGTGCATAAAAAGAAGTTTGCAATGCAGAATGTGTTACTTGACTTGGAGAGCCAAGGAGTTttg AGACAACCTACAACTGTACATATGctcaaaacaaaattgaaaaatttagccAGAACTTACAAACAAAGCGTCGACAATAAAGTGCGTGACAGTGATAGTGGTAGTGGACCATGTGCTGATTTGATGGAGGAAGTATTTGGAGGGAATCCAATTGCTTCCAATGAAcacattatttatttgtgtggTCAACCATTGAGCAATACATCCATAGTATCTGAGGAGGAGTCATAG